A single region of the Alosa alosa isolate M-15738 ecotype Scorff River chromosome 6, AALO_Geno_1.1, whole genome shotgun sequence genome encodes:
- the LOC125296341 gene encoding phosphomannomutase 1, whose protein sequence is MDEIRCFSSNRNILCLFDVDGTLTSPREKIDPQLDAFFQSLRKKVKIGVVGGSDYSKIAEQLGDGDEVIHKYDYVFAENGTVQYKDGKLLSKQAIQNQLGEELLQDLINFCLRYMGLIKLPKKRGTFIEFRNGMLNISPIGRSCTPEERLEFSEIDKREKIREKFVQALQQEFAGKGLRFTRGGLISFDVFPEGWDKRLCLQVLEAEGLDAIYFFGNETDLGGNDYEIFEDPRTIGFTVYSPKDTARLCRELFFNGPPNES, encoded by the exons ATGGACGAGATACGTTGCTTTTCCTCAAACAGAAATATCTTGTGCTTATTTGATGTGGATGGCACGCTGACATCACCAAGAGAG AAGATCGACCCGCAGCTGGATGCTTTTTTCCAGTCCCTGCGGAAAAAGGTGAAGATTGGTGTGGTGGGAGGGTCAGACTACAGCAAGATTGCAGAACAGTTGGGAGATGGCGATGAAG TAATCCACAAGTATGACTACGTGTTTGCTGAGAATGGAACGGTGCAATACAAAGATGGCAAGCTCCTCTCCAAACAG GCTATTCAGAACCAACTGGGAGAGGAGCTTCTGCAGGATCTCATCAACTTCTGTCTGCGCTATATGGGATTGATCAAACTGCCCAAGAAAAG GGGCACTTTCATTGAATTCCGCAATGGAATGTTGAACATTTCTCCCATTGGAAGAAGCTGTACTCCAGAAGAGCGCCTTGAGTTCTCTGAAATTGACAAG agagaaaaaatccGGGAGAAATTTGTTCAAGCCCTTCAGCAGGAGTTTGCTGGGAAAGGATTACGTTTCACCAGAG GCGGTCTGATCAGCTTTGATGTGTTCCCTGAAGGCTGGGACAAGAGGCTGTGTCTGCAGGTCCTGGAGGCCGAGGGCCTGGATGCCATCTACTTTTTTGGCAACGAGACAGATCTG GGTGGAAATGACTACGAGATCTTTGAGGACCCACGCACCATCGGTTTCACCGTCTATTCTCCCAAGGACACGGCGAGGCTCTGTCGAGAGCTCTTCTTCAACGGCCCTCCCAATGAATCATGA
- the csdc2b gene encoding cold shock domain-containing protein C2: MADPGLSSPTDPSLRSPRNTPFSLSFPVLREGSRVWERAPPVPGELPSPLPTKRTRTYSATVRATSGPVFKGVCKNFSRSQGHGYIRPSHGGEDIFVHISDIEGEYVPVEGDEVTYKVCPVPPKNLKVQAVDVVITHLNPGTKHETWSGQIISS, translated from the exons ATGGCGGATCCAGGCCTGTCCTCTCCCACGGACCCATCACTGCGGTCACCCCGCAACACACCCTTCTCCCTGTCCTTCCCCGTCCTGCGGGAAGGAAGCCGCGTGTGGGAGAGGGCACCGCCAGTTCCAGGGGAGCTGCCAAGCCCGTTGCCCACCAAGCGCACCCGCACCTACTCGGC CACGGTGCGGGCCACCTCAGGACCAGTCTTTAAGGGTGTGTGCAAAAACTTCTCCAGGTCACAGGGGCATGGCTACATCCGTCCTTCCCACGGTGGGGAAGACATATTTGTCCACATCTCCGA CATCGAAGGGGAGTATGTGCCGGTGGAGGGGGACGAGGTCACCTACAAGGTCTGCCCCGTTCCACCCAAAAACCTCAAGGTCCAGGCCGTGGATGTGGTCATCACGCACCTGAACCCAGGAACGAAGCATGAGACCTGGTCAGGCCAGATAATCAGCTCCTAG